The sequence below is a genomic window from Colletotrichum destructivum chromosome 4, complete sequence.
TGAGGAACCCTGTCTTTTTTACCACACTTTCAACTCGCACGCCCGGATATCGAGCATAAGCGAACTTAGTACTTGGCGGAGCGGCGGGCCTTGCGGGCACGGCGCTTCTTGCagccggcaccggcgccagTGCTGGGAGCAGGGCTGGCAGGAGCGGtgggggcggcagcaggaGCGCTGGAGGCAGGCTTGGTGACGAGGGTGGTaggggcagcggcggcgctgctggcaGCCGGGGGAGCAGAGGTAGGGGCAGCAGCCGGAGCAGAGGCAGCGGgggcagaagcagcaggggCAGAGGGGGCAGGAGCGGAGccagagccggagccggagccggagccgccgccgtaaACAGCGGGGCCGGGGATGACGTAAtcggtgatggtgttgtaGATGTTGATCAACAGACCGGGGTCGGTGGCCTTGTACGCACCGGGGAACGAGACACCCTCAGGCTTAGCAGTTCCAGTTCCCTCAATCTTCAATTGATAGCAGCTTTCACGATAGATGTAAGCAAAATGTCATAAGATAGGTGCAGCGAGTGTACTTACGACATGTAGTACTGGGCGCCGTtggcggagccggcggcgtggaggGCGACGGTCTCGGCGCGGAGGAGGTAGTCACCGGGGGCGATGTCAGAGGGGATGGTGAAGCTCTGCTTGCCGCAGCCCTCGTTGATGAGGTCGTTGCCCCAGGTCTTGTTCTCGGCGAAGTAGCCCGACTCGAAGATCTTGAAGAAGGGGGtggagccgtcggcggcggcggcgtcgtcgacggcgctcAGGTAGGCCATGACGGGGCCGTGgtgggcgccgccgatggcctcCTTGGTGCAGTCGCGGTCGTTGTGCTGGTGCAtctcgacggtgacggtgtcaccggccttgacgccgcaggtggaggtggcggccgccgagccggCGTTGCAGCGCATGTTGTTGGAGGTGGGGTCCTCGATGGGGGAGTTGGAGGCCTATAATGATGGACATATTAGTCTCTTGTCGCCCAAACAAAACCGtccctttctcttctctttttgtttttcgtCTTCCGCTTCGGTAGGTAAACTCACAGGCATGCGGACGCAGCTGGACTCCtggtcggcgccgttgaccCAGAGTTGCTGGAAGATGGCGTGACCGGCAACCATGTTGGCCATGGAGGCGGTAAGGGCGAGGGCAGCGTAAGACTTCATCTTGACGGTTGGgttggttgttgtttttttggtAAAGAAGGACGGTGATTCCGGGCGTTAGAAGCGTATGCACACACAAAAATGGTGAGAAAATGAGTGAagtgacgccggcgtcgaggtgaGAGAATGACTGAAAGTAAAGAGTGGACGGATGAGTGACTGAAAGCTGATGAAGAGAATCAAAGGAAActcttcttgtcgacgagAGCAGACATGAGTATATATGTATGCCTCGCCAACTCTCgatccccccctcccccccggtcCCGCCTCTCGCTTCTCTTCGCCATAGACTCTTCCTCGCATCGCACTCGCATCCCCCCACCGCGGGCATGGTCAGGCCAAAATGGGACCGCCAAGTCTAAATTCTGGATAGGGGGACCGCAAGAGCCGTTTCCCAATCCACCGACCGTCCCGCTGGCCCCAAAGACGACGACTGACACCGCCTCACCGGTTCAATTAAGCACCGGGGATGTCTCAACCTCGAACGAGAGTTAATCTCGACGGGCaagggt
It includes:
- a CDS encoding Putative auxiliary Activity family 9 is translated as MKSYAALALTASMANMVAGHAIFQQLWVNGADQESSCVRMPASNSPIEDPTSNNMRCNAGSAAATSTCGVKAGDTVTVEMHQHNDRDCTKEAIGGAHHGPVMAYLSAVDDAAAADGSTPFFKIFESGYFAENKTWGNDLINEGCGKQSFTIPSDIAPGDYLLRAETVALHAAGSANGAQYYMSCYQLKIEGTGTAKPEGVSFPGAYKATDPGLLINIYNTITDYVIPGPAVYGGGSGSGSGSGSAPAPSAPAASAPAASAPAAAPTSAPPAASSAAAAPTTLVTKPASSAPAAAPTAPASPAPSTGAGAGCKKRRARKARRSAKY